The genome window CGGTCACGGCGTCGTCGACCAGACGGCGGCGGCCACGGTCGTCGGTGGTGATGGAGGGGACGGCCGGGACCCCACCGTCGAACTCGTGGTTGAGGAGCCGCTCCACGTCGATGCCGAGCTGGCCGCCCACCGACTTGTCGCTGTTGCCGAGGCGGACGCCCTCGACCAGCAGGGACGGCTCGCGGCGGTCGATCAGGGCCGCGCGGACACGCTCGATGAGGGCGTCGTCGGTGGTGAAGTCCTTCTCCAGGTACTCCGGGTCCTCGACGATCTTCTCGGGCACGCGTGCGAGGAGGCGGCGGACGTCGAGGCGGCCGACGCTCGCCGGGTGGTCGAGCAGCTGGAGCAGGTCGGTGCGGCCCCGGGCCTCGCGCAGCGAGCGCAGGCCGAGGCGGGCGAGGATCTGGCGGACGTCGTGCGCGATGTTGAGGAGGTACTGGGCGAGGGCGCGCGGGTCGCCCTCGAAGACCTCCGGGTTGGTGGTGAGCCCGGCCGGACACTTCACGTTGCAGTTCTTCGCCATGACACAGCCGAGCATCATCAGCGCGGTCGTGCCGAACTCGAAGCTGTCGCCGCCGAGGAGGGCCGAGGTGACGACGTCGCCGCCGGTCTGGTGGGCGCCGGAGCAGCGCAGGACGACCTTCTGGCGCAGGCCGTTGGCGACGAGCGCCTGATGGACCTCGGCGACGCCGATCTCCGCCGAGCGTCCGGCGTACTTGAGGCTGGTGACGGCCGCCGCGCCCGTGCCGCCGGTGTTCCCGGCGACGTTGATGACGTCCGCGCCGGCCTTGGCGACCCCGACCGCGATGGTGCCGATGCCCTCGGAGGACACCAGCTTGACGATGACGCGGACCCGGGCGGCCTTGCAGTCGTGGATGAGCTGGGCGAGGTCCTCGATGGAGTACGTGTCGTGGTGGGGCGGGGGCGAGATCAGCTCGATGCCGGGGGTGCCGCCACGGGCGGCGGCGATGTCCACCGTCACCTTCGGCGCGGGCAGCTGGCCGCCCTCACCCGGCTTCGCGCCCTGCCCGATCTTGATCTCCAGCTCCTCCAGCATCGGGTCGGCGAGATAGCCGGCCCAGATCCCGAACCGGCCGGACGCGAACTGCTTGATCCGGGAGCCCCGGATGGTGCCGTACCGGGTGTGGTGCTCGCCGCCCTCGCCGCTGTTCGACATCGCGCCGACCATGTTGGTGCCGTGCGCGACGGCCTCGTGCGCGGTCGCCACGAGCGCGCCGTGACTCATCGCGCCGGAGGCCAGCGAGCGGGTGATCTCGTGCGCGGGCTGCACCTCGTCGAGCGGGACGCTGTCGGGGGCGGTGTCGAGGAGGGCGAGGAGACGGGCGGCGGGGCCGGTGGCGGAGACGACGGTCCCTTCGGCGTCCGCCCGGAGGGTTTCGACGTCGCCGGGGTGGATGAGCGCGAGTCCTTCGGCGAGGGCCGCGTGGCGCTCGGCCGCGTCGGGGCCGGGGGCGGTGAGCCGCAGCCGTACGCCTTCCTCCGTGACCGTGACGGCCACCCCGCGCACGGTGACGCTCGCGTTGCCGTCGGTCGAGAACCGGCCCAGCTCACGGGCGAAGTCCCCGGCCGTACGCAGCCCCGTCACATCGGCGGGCAGCGCGAGCACGTCCCGCAGCGCGGCCGGGCGGCGTGAGCGCTCCTCGTGCGTGGTCCGCAGGAAGGCGCGGTAGCCCGGGGTGATCCGGAACGCGTCGATCTCGGCCTCGCTGAGCGCGTCGTACCCGGTGTTCCGGTACGCGGCGTCGGTGATGCCGAACGCGTCGTCGAGCTGGCCGAGGGTGAGCAGGCGGAGCGCGTCCGGGTCCTCGGGGCGGCCGAACCCGGCCCGCTCCTCGACCATGTCGCCGAAGCCGCGTACGGCCGTGACACCGAACGAGTGCCCGGCGCCGTCCGAGCGCTCCTTGAACAGGCCGAGCAGCGGGACCTGCCCCTCGGTCTCCACGGTCCGGGCCCGCTCGTGCCAGTCCGTGGCGGCCTGCGCGATACGGGCGAAGCCGACACCGCCGACCGGGGCCTCCATGTGCGGGAAGGTCCGCGCGAACACGTCGTCGCGGGTGTCGAGGTAGTTCGGCTCGAAGAACTCGCCGCCGATGTAGCTCTCGGCGGTGCACAGTCCGACCCGGCCCATGGTCTTGGCGAGGGACTTCTCGGCGGCCTTGCGGAACTTGGCGAGCGCCCGGTCCGTCTCGGTGATCTCCCCGGCGGGGGCGGGCGCGCTCGGGAACTTCTCCTCGGCGCGCAGCCGGGCGCTCAGGCTGTAGACGGCGGAGGCGCCGAAGCCGAGCGCGGTCGCGACATGGTGGGAGGACGCCAGCTGGCCGCTCTCGGCGACGAGCGAGACGCGCAGCCGCAGCCCGGTCTCGATGAGCCGCTGGTTGACGGCCGCGACGGCGAGGATCACCGGCAGCGGCGCGTGGGTGGAGGACACGTTCCGGTCGGTGAGCATCGCGATGCCGCCCTGCTCGGCGGCGAACCGCTCGACGTCGTCGCAGAGCCGGTGCAGGGCCGTCCGCAGCGCGTCGGCGTTCGCGGTCTCGTCCCCGGCCACCGGGTCGTAGAGCATGGCGAACCGCTCCAGCGGCACGATCCGCTGGTCCCGCAGCCGGACCATGTCGAGATGCCCGAGCACGGGCGAGGAGACGACGAGCTGGCGGGCGTTGGTGCTGCCGGTCCCGTCGGGCTTCTGGCCGAGGGCGACCCGCATGCTCATGCCGTCGGCCTCGCGGATGCTGTCCAGCGGCGGGTTGGTGACCTGGGCGAAGCGCTGCGAGAAGTACTTCGCCATACCGCCCTCGGTGTCGCTGAGCGCGTTGATGGCGTTGCCGTAGCCCATCGCGGAGATCCGCTCCGAGCCGGTGGCGAGCATCGGGTCGAGCATGAACCGGAAGCTCTCCTGGTTCAGCGCGTACGCCACGTACCGGCCGGCGAGGGTGAGGTCGCCGTCGTAGCCGAGGGTCGTCGTGCCCCGGTAGTAGTCGGGGGCGGGCAGGTCGTCGAGGTGCACCCGGGCCGCGTCGAGCAGCTCGCTGTACGGGCGGCGCGCGGCGAGGGAGTCGAGGACGTCCCGGGTGCGCATCACGCTTCCGGTGCGGTGGTCGACGACGAGCATGCCGCCGGCCTCGATACGGCCCCGGTGCACGACCTCGTCGTCGGGGAACGTGACCTGCCCGGCCTCCGAGGCCACCATCAGGTACTCGGCGGTCTCGACGGTCCGCAGCGGGCGCAGCCCCAGCCGGTCGAGACGGGCGCCGACCACGTCGCCGTCGCTGAAGATGAGCGCGGCGGGGCCGTCGTTCTTCTCCTCGTAGAGGGAGAAGTACTCCAGCATGTCGCGGACGTCGTCGGGCAGGGTGCGGTCGTTCTCCCAGGCGGGCGGCATCAGCGACACGACCGCCTCGACGAGGTCGAGACCGTCGTCGAACACCCGGCTCTGGAGGGTCTGGTCGAGGCGGCTGGAGTCGGACTGGCCCGGCGGGCGCACGATGCTCCGGGTCCGGGCACGCGCCAGCGCCTCGTCGCTCAGCCGGTTCTTCCGGTCCGTGTTCAGCTCGCCGTTGTGCGCCATGAGCCGGAACGGCTGGGCCATGGTCGGATGCGGCTCGGTGTTCGTGGAGAACCGGGTGTGGAAGTAGAGCGAGCGGACCGAGTGCCGGGGGTCGGTCAGGTCGAGGAAGTACCCGACGATCTCACCGGAGTTGAGCCGGCCCTTCAGCACCTGGGTGCGCGCGCTGAGGGAGAGCGGGTACAGACCGGCGTACGTGTCGGTGTCGGCGTAGGCGACGGCCTCGACGGCGAGCAGGGCACGGTTGGCGGCCGAGTCGACCTCCGTGCGCTCCCAGTCCTCCGGTGCCCGGAACACCCACTGCACGATGGGCAGTTGGTACTGCTCGGCGGCGGGCGGGGCGACGGTATGGTCGACGGGCACATCACGGACGAGGAGCAGTTCGAAGCCCTGCTCGGCGATGCTGCGGGCCACGAGGTCCATGGCGCCGTCGCGGCGGCCGGCGTCGGTCGGCACGAAGCAGTTCGCGACACCGAAGTGCCCGGCGCGCAGCCGCTCGCCGGTGAGCGCGCCGAAGAACTCCACGGACAGGTCGATGCTCACGCCCGCGCCGTCGCCGACCCCCTCGGCGGACTTGCCGCCGCGGTGCGGGATCGCGCGGAGCGCCTCGTCGCCCTTGCGGATCACGTCATGGCTCGGCGTCCCGTCGAGGCGGGTGAGGAAGCCGACGCCGCAGTCGCTGTGGTCGAGGGCGGGGTCGTAGAGACCTTGGGGGGTGTGAGTCACGTGGCGGGTCCTGAGGCAGCGGGTTCCGGCTGGGGGGTGCCTCCCAGGCCCTGGGGCCTGTGGGAGGAACGGCCAGGCTGCGTCGCTGGAGCGCTCGCCGCGGGCGACCCGTGTCCGGTGGGACGTGGGGCCCTGAGTGGTGCGGTGTGGTGGTGCGGTGTGGTGCGGTGTGGTGGTGCGGTGTGGTGGTGCGATTGGACATAGTAAGGCTTGCCTAAGTGTTGCGGCAAGGGTGTGTCCTGCACGTATGTGCGGGGCGGGCGGTCAGGGGTGTCGGCGGGCGATGACGGCCTCGCACTCCTCGACCAGGTGGCGGGTCGCGCCGTCGAGCGTGCTGAACGGCTGGAGCCGGGTGGCGACGTCGCTCAGCCGGCCCGTGAGATCCTCGCCGATCGCCCCGTCCGCCGGGCCGCTCCCGGACGCGGCGATCAGGGCGAGGAGCAGCCGCGCCCAGGTGCCCCCGAACTCGTGGAACCGGAACCGCATGGCCGTCACCTGGGCCCGGGAGGCCGAGGCGAACAGGCAGTGCGCCTGGATTCCCAGGACACCGGCCGCGGTGAGATGGTCCGGGCCGGGGTGGCGCAGCAGGCCGACGGCGACCTCGGCGAGCAGGGTCGCCAGGGCGGGCGCGGTCTCCGGTTCGCAGCGCAGGGACGGGGTCACGGCCGTGGCCCCGTCCGACGGGTCGAAGACGAGGTCACGCAGGACCGACGGCACCTTGTCGTCGCCGAGCGCGCGGGTCGCGGCGGTGATCGCGGCCGAGTAGGACACGACCGGGCGCCCGCCGCCGCCCTGCGGGCCGCGCCCGGTGAGGGACTGCCATTCCCGAGTGGCGTCGGCCTCGGCCGCCGGATCGATGCCTCGGGCCTCCCGGACGAGGTCGTTGCCCTCGGTCGTACGGCCCGCGACGCGCAGGTTCAGCCCGTGCCGGGTGAGCGTGGAGACCAGGTCGGCGAGGTCGCCGGGGCTGTCCGACCGGGCCATGACCCGCGCGGTGTGCAGCTCGGTCCCGCCGGCGGCGAGGGCGATCTCGGACCTGCCCTGCTCGGTGTGGACCCGGGCCGCGATGCCGGCGGCCTGCCGCAGATACCGGCCGTGCATGACGGACACGGCGAGGGGACCGCTGTTGATCTCCTCGCCCTTGGACAGGTAGTAGCGGACGGCCCAGTCCGCCGAGCAGACGGCGAGGTCCCGGTCGCCGTAGTCGTAGAGCACACCCGCGTTCATGCTCAGCACCCGGGCGAAGTCGAGAAGATAGGGGCTGGCGGCGTCACCGGCGTCGAGTTCCAGATGGCCGATGACGGCCTCGTCCGACTCGACGAGGGCGGACACCCCGTGTCCCAGGGCGCTCAGCGCCTGCGCCTTGCGGGCGTGGACGTCCGCGAGGAGCGGCACCATGGCGGACGCGGCCTCCCCGCCGGGTCCCGCGAGTTCCTGGTAGACGGCCGCGCACTCCGTGAGCGCGTCGACGGCCCGGCCCGGTTCGCCCGCGCTGGTCAGCGTGGAGCCCAGGCCGTACAGCAGGTTGCCGAGCATCTCCCTGGCCGCGCGGTCGGCCGGGTCCCGCTCGATCAGGACGTCCATCATCCCCCGGGCCTCCTGCTGCAAGGCCACGCCCTCGGCGGGCCGCCCGCCGAGCATCAGCACCTGCGCCTCGGTGAACAACTCGCCGACCCGCCGCTTGAGATCGGCGCCGTCGTCCCCACCCGTCGCGCCCGACCTGGGCCGCCGACGCCACTTCATACGCCCTCCCCCTGCCCCTCCCCCTGCCCCTGCCCCTGCCCCTGCCCCTGCCCCTGCCCCTGCCCCTGCCCCTGCCCCTGCCCCTGCCCCTGCCCCTGCCCCTGCCCCTGCCCCTGCCCCTGCCCCTGCCCCTGCCCCTGCCCCTGCCCCTGCCCCTGCCCCTGCCCCTGCCCCTGCCAGCCCCGGGGCTTTCATCCCCTGCCAACATCCCTGTAAACAAGGGGAGTTGTCGGTCTGGACCAATCACGCACCGCCCGCGATGATGACGCCGCCATGACATTGGTGGTGGGTGGATCTCATGGAGGGTGGTGGAGGGGAATCGTGCGAGGAACCCTCGTCAGGGCCGCGCTGGCCGCCGTGTTCCTGCTGCCACCGCTGGCACCCGCCCCGGCGGTCGCGGTCTCGGACGCGGTCTCGGGCGTGGTCTCGGGCGTGCTCGCGCGGGAGCCCGCCGGGGCCACCGAGGCCGCCACGGAGGTGGTCGTCGACGAGCGGTATGTCGTGCCGGGCCGGGACTGGGCGAGCGGCTACACCAAACTCCAGTGCCCCGAGGGCCACTTCCTGACCGGCTACGGCGTGCGCGGGGCCGCCGTCTCCGCCGCGCTGTGCGTGCCCGCCCCGCCCGGCTCGCTCACCGGCACGGGCGGACGCACCGTCTGGTTCGACCGCGGCGACGACCGGGGCCCCGCGCCCAAGGGCGGCGACTTCGCCCAGGGCCACTACAAGGGCCAGTGCGCGGACGGCGAGTACGCCGCCGGGATCGCCTGGACGGGCCGCGTGGGCTCGTCGCGCACCCCCGACGCGCTGTACTGCCGGCCGCTGCGCTGAGCGCGGACAGAACAATCCCAACTGGAGCGAAATGCTCCGCCCATCGCGTACATCCAAGGCCGTGTCGTGTGCGTCTTACAGGCAAGTCCGCTGCTCGTAAGGGAAGTTCACCGTCTCCGGAGGACCTGATGCAACGACGCCTCGTCATTTCGGCCACCACCATCGCCGCGCTCTGCGCCGGCACCCTCGTCGGTACCGCCTCGTCCGCCTCCGCCGCCCCCAAGGCCGTCGACTGCCGCAAGGTGAAGTGCGTGGCGCTCACCTTCGACGACGGGCCGGTCAAGGACACGCAGCGGCTGCTGAACCTCCTGAAGGCCGGCGGCGACACCAGAGCGACGTTCTACGCCGTCGGCACGAACGTGCAGAAGAACCCGGCGACGGTGAAGGCCGCGGCGACGGCCGGGCACCAGATAGGCAACCACAGCTGGGACCACGCCGATCTGACCAAGCTCAGCGCCGCGAAGATCAAGTCGCAGTTCTCCCGCACGGACACCGTGATCCAGCAGGCGACGGGCAAGAAGCCCACCACCGTCCGCGCCCCCTACGGCGCCCACAACGCGGCCGTCCGCTCGGCCGCCGGACGGCCGCTGGTGCACTGGAGCGTCGACACCCTCGACTGGAAGTACCGCGACACCGCCCGGCTCGTGAAGTACGTCAACGCGCAGACCAGGCCCGGGGACATCGTCCTCATGCACGACATCCACAAGACGACGGTCGACGCGGTGCCGGGCATCATCAAGGCCCTCAAGGCGCGCGGCTTCCACTTCGTGACCGTCGACCAGCTCTTCGCCCCGACGAAGCTGCCGAGCGGGAAGGTGACGTACCACAACCGTGCCGCGTACCGGCCGTGACCGGGAGAGAAGAAGGAAGGAAGAAGCAAGGAAGAAGCAAGGAAGGAGGAGGAAGGAGGAGGAAGAAGGCAAGGGGCGCGGGACTCCTGATCAGCCGGAGCCGGAGCCGGAGCCGGAGCCGGAGCCGGAGCCGGGATCGGTGTTGTCGGGGGTGTCGTGTCCGGCGCGGCGGCGGTACTCGGCGTTGATGCGCTGGGCCTCCTCCAGCTGGTCCTCAAGGATGACGATGCGGCAGGCGGCGTCGATCGGGGTGCCCCGGTCGACCAGCTCGCGGGCGCGCGCGGCGATCCTCAGCTGGTAGCGGGAGTACCGGCGGTGTCCGCCCTCCGAGCGCAGCGGAGTGATCAGCCGGGCCTCGCCGATGGCTCGCAGGAACGCGGGGGTGGTGCCGAGCATCTCGGCGGCCCGCCCCATCGTGTAGGCGGGGTAGTCGTCGTCGTCCAGACGATCACTGAGCGGGTTGTCTGCTGTCATGTCACCTCGTTGTGCAACGCGTAGAGGGGCCCCGGCGCCGTATGGCGCCGGGGCCCCGGGGAAATTCAACACCATCTGTCGGGGTGCGGGGATCGCGGCCGGGTGGGACGACGGAAGGGCCCCGCCGACGTGTGTCGGCAGGGCCCTTCCGGGATCACTGCGGTTCTCCGCCTCGCCGGCGGTCTCGCCGGGCGGTCTGGCCGGGTCGCTCGGCTAGGCCGCCTGGTCCACGGCGGGCCGTCGCGGGCCGCGCCGCCGGGCCGCCTGACCGGTCGTACGGTTCTGAGCGGACGTACGGCTCTGACCGGACGTACGGCTCTGACCGGACGTACGGCTCTGAGCGGACGTACGGCTCTGACCGGACGTACGGCTCTGTCCGGTGCCGTCGCGGCGGCCCCGGGACGAGCGGGGCGTGGACGACGCGGCACGGCGTGCGGGGCGGGCCGGGGCCGGTGCGGTGATGACGACCGGCACCCCGGACGGGGGGCGGGCGCCGGTGATTCGGCTCAGCTCCTCCTCCCCGGACCGTACGGAGGTGATCCGCGGGGCGATGCCCGCCGCGCTCATCAGCCGGCTCATGCCGCGCCGCTGGCCGGGGGTCACCAGGGTGACGACGGTGCCGGACTCGCCGGCGCGCGCGGTACGGCCGCCCCGGTGGAGGTAGTCCTTGTGGTCGCTCGGCGGATCCACGTTGACGACCAGGTCGAGGTTGTCCACATGGATGCCGCGGGCCGCGACGTTGGTCGCCACCAGCACCGTCACATGGCCGGTCTTGAACTGGGCGAGGGTCCGGGTGCGCTGGGGCTGCGACTTGCCGCCGTGCAGCGCCGCGGCGCGGACGCCGCTCTTCAGCAGATGCGTGGTCAGCCGGTCCACGGCGTGCTTGGTGTCCAGGAACATGATCACCCGGCCGTCGCGGGCCGCGATCTCGGTGGTCGTCCGGTGCTTGTCCGCCTCGGGGACATGGAGCACGTGATGCTCCATGGTGGTGACCGCGCCCGCCGAGGGGTCGACGGAGTGGACCACCGGGTCGCTCAGATAGCGGCGGACGAGCAGGTCGACGTTGCGGTCCAGGGTGGCCGAGAACAGCATCCGCTGTCCGCCGGGCCGCACCTGGTCGAGCAGGGCGGTGACCTGCGGCATGAAGCCCATGTCGGCCATCTGGTCGGCCTCGTCGAGGACGGTGATGTCGACCTGGTCCAGCCGGCAGTCGCCGCGGTCGATGAGGTCCTTGAGGCGGCCCGGCGTCGCGACGACGACCTCCGCGCCGGTCCGCAGCGCCCCCGACTGCCTGCCGATCGACATCCCGCCGACCACGGTCGCCAGCCGCAGCCGCACGGAGCGGGCGTACGGGGTGAGCGCGTCGGTCACCTGCTGCGCGAGTTCGCGGGTGGGGACGAGGACGAGGGCGAGCGGCTGGCGTGACTCCGCGCGCCGGCCCGCCGTACGGGCCAGCAGCGCGAGGCCGAAGGCGAGGGTCTTGCCCGATCCGGTGCGACCGCGGCCGAGGACGTCACGTCCGGCGAGGGAGTTCGGCAGGGTCGCGCCCTGGATGGGGAACGGCACCGTCACGCCCTCCTGGCCGAGCGCGGCCAGCAGCGGCGCGGGCAGGGCGAGGTCGGCGAACGCCTCGACGGCGGGCAGCGCGGGTGTGACCGTCTCCGGCGGCGCGAACTCGCCCTGGAGGGTGGTGCGCCGGCGGTCGGAGCCCTTGTGGCGCCGAGGGGCGTCCGAGCGCTTGGCGTCGGACGACCGCGAGCGGTCGAAGGAGCGGGTGGAGCGGGTGGAGCGGGTCGTGCGTTCGGTCCTTGCGGTGCGTGCGGTGCGTGCGGTGCGTACGCGGTTCAAGCGGAACCTTCCTCTATGTGACACGTGGGCACGTAACAAGGAATTTCCGCAGCAGGAAGGAACGGCGCAGAGAATCGCGAGAACGAGCCGGGGACTGGGGGCGCGCGTCCAGAAACGCGGCGAGCTGGGGCCCGCACCCCAAGGTGCGGGCCCCAGCTGCGAAGAATGCGTTGCCGCAGGCGTCAGGCGGGAACGATGTTCTCGGCCGTCGGGCCCTTCTGGCCCTGCGCGATGTCGAAGGACACCTTCTGGCCCTCCTGCAGCTCGCGGAAGCCCTGGGTGGCGATGTTCGAGTAGTGGGCGAAGACGTCGGGGCCGCCGCCGTCCTGCTCGATGAAGCCGAAGCCCTTTTCCGCGTTGAACCACTTCACGGTACCGGTGGCCATGTCATTTCTCCTTCGGAGACGATTTACGGAATTCACCCTGTGCGGATTCCGTTTTGTCGCCGTGCTGATTAACCCGTCGGAAAAATGAACCTTCTGGTAACCACACCTGCAACTGGCATCGACATTAGCATGATGCCATCGCCCCTGGGTGATCGATGTTTTTGATCCGTCGGAAGATCGAGGGGAGAACGAGGGGAGATCGAGGAATACTCGTGGCGCCCCCGACCTATTTCTCCTCTCGCGAATACAGATATTGGTTCGCGTGGATGTGGTGTTCCGGCCGGGTGTCGCCGGCCGTGGCGCCGTGACCTCCTTCGATGGGCCTCGCGGACGCTCGCGACGCGGGTGCGCGGGGTGGTGGTGAAGGCCCCGGAGTCCCGTGACGGCGACGAACGTCACATCTCACATCGGTGGCGGCGCGGTCCAGGTGATGTGCGGGGGCTCGACCCGTCCGCACAGCGGGCCGCCCCGCGCGTCGGTGAGACCGAGACGGCCGACCAGCAGGCCGTCGCGCGCGGCGGCGGCGAGTACGTCGGCGGGGACGACGTCCAACATCAGCTTGGCGCGGCGGAACATCGTGAAGGTCCCCGACTCGTCGACCGTGCCCCACGACAGATAGACGAACCGCCTGCCCAGCCGGTCCTGCACATAGGGGCCCTTGATGTCGGTACCGGCCGACGAGGTGCTCGCGGTGCACTCCAAGGTCCAGGTCGCGGACGAAGCGTCGCCCGGCCGCGGCTCCAGAAGCTCGGCCGGCCGGTCACGGCGCTGGACGGCGACATGGAGAACCCCGGACGCGGGCACCTCGGTGCCACCACCACCGTCGGCGGCGGCGGAGGCGGTGGCGGAGTCGGCGGAGGAGGAGGCGGCGGAGGCGGCGGAGTCGGGGCGGGTGAGGCCGGGCAGGTCGACGGCGTCGATGCGGATGCGCATACGACCCATCATCCTCGCCGCCCCGAGTCAGCCCCGCCCGAGCCGTCGCCTGCCCCTGCCGTCGCCTGCCCCTGTCGTCGCCTGCCCGAGCCGTCGCCTGCCCCCGCCCTCGTCCGCTCCGTGCCCGTCCGCTCCGTGCCCGTCCGCTCCCGCCCTCGCCCCTCGGCCTTCGCCCGCTCCCGCCCGCTCCCGCCCGCTCCCGCCCGGCCCTCCCGCCCGCTCCCGCCCGGCCCTCCCGCCCGCCCCCGCCCGGCCCTCCCGCCGTGCCCGCCCGGCCCCCGCCCTCGCGCGCGCCCCCACCTGCCCCCTCACCCGCGCGCTACCTCCGGCGGCCTTGAGCGACCGTGAGCGAGCGTGAATGCTTTCTGGAACCGTTTGTGTTCGTTCCGTTGACACTCCGACACGTCCCCTCCTAATGTCTCGCCCACCTTGCGACCAAGCGACGAGATTTCGAACAACGGGGTTCAAGTGCGCACCGGATCGATCAGCATGCCCAACCGAAGAACCGCACTCGGCACCTTCGCCGGAGTGGCCTGTCTCGCCCTCACCGTCTCCGCCTGCGGCGGCGAGACCACCGGGGGCAGCACCGAGCGCGGCACCATCGGCGTAGCCATGCCCACCCGGGCCTCCGAGCGCTGGCTCACCGACGGCAAGAGCGTCGTCGAGGACCTGGAGGGCAAGGGGTACAAGACCAGGCTGGTGTACGGCGACGACGATCCGAAGGCCCAGGTCGCCCAGATAGAGAAGCTGATCGCACAGGGTGTGGACGCGCTGATCATCGCGGCCATCGACAACAAGTCCCTGAACGGCGCGCTCCGGAAGGCCGCCGCCGCGGACATCCCGGTGATCTCCTACGACCGGCTCATCCTCGGCACCAAGAACGTCGACTACTACGTCTCCTTCGACAACGAGCAGGTCGGCCGCCTCCAGGCCCGCCACATCATCGAGAAGCTCGGACTGGAGGACGGCAAGGGCCCGTTCACCATCGAACTGTTCGCCGGCTCCCCCGACGACAACAACACCAAGTTCTTCTACGACGGCGCGATGCACCTGCTGCAGCCGTACCTGGACAACAAGCAGCTGGTCGTCCCGTCCGGCGAGACCGAGATGGACCAGATCACCACCCTGCGCTGGGACGGGCCCACCGCGGAGAAGCGGATGAAGCGGGTCCTCGCCGAGTCGTACGGCAACGAGCGGCTCGACGCGGTCCTTTCGCCGTACGACGGGATCTCCATCGGCGTCCTGAACGCGGTGAAGGCGGACGGCTACGGCGCCGCGGGCAAGCCCCTCCCGATCGTCACCGGCCAGGACGCCGAACTGGCCTCGGTGAAGTCGATCATCGCGGGCGAGCAGTCGCAGACCGTGTTCAAGGATCTCCGCCAACTCGCCGAGATGGCCTCGAACATGGCCGACGACATCCTCAACGGCGAGACGCCGGAGCTGAACAACCGGCGGTCCTACAAGAACGGCGTCAAGGCCGTCCCCGCCTATCTGTTGCAGCCGATCAGCGTCGACAAGAAGAACTACGAG of Streptomyces phaeolivaceus contains these proteins:
- the chvE gene encoding multiple monosaccharide ABC transporter substrate-binding protein, translated to MPNRRTALGTFAGVACLALTVSACGGETTGGSTERGTIGVAMPTRASERWLTDGKSVVEDLEGKGYKTRLVYGDDDPKAQVAQIEKLIAQGVDALIIAAIDNKSLNGALRKAAAADIPVISYDRLILGTKNVDYYVSFDNEQVGRLQARHIIEKLGLEDGKGPFTIELFAGSPDDNNTKFFYDGAMHLLQPYLDNKQLVVPSGETEMDQITTLRWDGPTAEKRMKRVLAESYGNERLDAVLSPYDGISIGVLNAVKADGYGAAGKPLPIVTGQDAELASVKSIIAGEQSQTVFKDLRQLAEMASNMADDILNGETPELNNRRSYKNGVKAVPAYLLQPISVDKKNYESVLAVSDLYTPEDLKQP
- a CDS encoding DUF5990 family protein encodes the protein MRIRIDAVDLPGLTRPDSAASAASSSADSATASAAADGGGGTEVPASGVLHVAVQRRDRPAELLEPRPGDASSATWTLECTASTSSAGTDIKGPYVQDRLGRRFVYLSWGTVDESGTFTMFRRAKLMLDVVPADVLAAAARDGLLVGRLGLTDARGGPLCGRVEPPHITWTAPPPM